Proteins encoded in a region of the Neodiprion lecontei isolate iyNeoLeco1 chromosome 5, iyNeoLeco1.1, whole genome shotgun sequence genome:
- the LOC107220283 gene encoding insulin-degrading enzyme-like isoform X1 yields the protein MISCYFTTPIPDIFILSTSDRIAIMEELCQSINTSQRKATIYSQQRLLGINDRIRFNDIIKSPNDKRLYRGLILPNDMRVLLISDSTTDKSAASLSVEVGSMNDPIQLPGLAHFCEHMLFLGTEAYPAENGYTKYIYDHGGTCNASTGDDFTNYYFDVNPENLPGALDRFSQIFVNPLFTESAIERELNVIDLEHESNLMDDKWRIRQLHKSLANPMHPYSKFGTGNKETLGTIPRQLDINIRDELLKFHETWYSASIMTLSVIGKENLDELEALVTTIFTNLQNLDVYSTSWIVHPFSDLQTRVYAVPIKDVRYLSIMFPLPDMGEYFSSTSVHYISHLLGHEGKGSLLSALKTYNWSNSLQAEYGRGARGFKFFNINLDLTENGLKKVSDIVWLTFQYINLMKEEGPIPWIFEECKRMRNINFRFEEKSSPCDLVNSTARCMRKYPAREVLTGPRLSNEWNPDLIKDLLEYLNPVYVRISVVARWCKNMTNDTEPWYETKYMIEKIPHEIVVDWMDAGLSGILRLPAENEFIPTNFELKPREPDANKFPVIIEDTALMRVWFKQDDEFLLPKANLRFNFVSSFTSIDPVNCNLGYIFVDLFYDSLNEYTYAARLAGLCWSLSHNDYGMTLTIEGYNDKQRILLEKIIDEMANFKVNPRLFQTFKESYIRSLKNMKADPPYYRADYHMGVLLSETKWTVDDLLKSTSLLTAENLQHYIKQMLSKVHIECLIHGNVTKSEALDMVKIFEFKLINALPQFSPLLPRQLIRCRHVKLDDGCNFLYDVGNRLHKSSCVQVYYQCGVETIESNVLSELLNQIIFEPYFDTIRTKEQLGYIVYISVRRINGAQGLKFTVQSDKHPQYVDQRIEAFLEAMLNQLVDMPEEEFSSHKDALVRKKLEKPTMLGTLTSLFWSEIWEQRYNFDRANMEVSYMRTVTKEMVIKFYKDVLTNSGSTRCKLSVHVVSMAKGGAGRTRINDTENRSSLSSESRLNTVCRINDPVMFHSTQASYPLVKPFIDVPKKI from the exons ATG ATTTCCTGTTACTTCACCACACCTATCCCAGATATTTTCATATTGTCCACTTCTGATCGGATTGCAATTATGGAGGAACTATGTCAAAGTATCAATACCAGTCAGAGAAAAGCGACTATTTACTCCCA ACAAAGGTTGCTCGGGATAAACGATCGAATACGCTTTAATGATATAATCAAATCTCCGAACGACAAAAGACTTTACAGAGGTCTGATATTACCGAATGATATGAGGGTACTACTGATAAGCGATTCAACGACTGACAAAAGCGCTGCATCTCTCAGCGTTGAAGTCG GAAGTATGAATGACCCCATACAATTACCAGGTCTGGCACACTTTTGCGAGCACATGCTTTTTCTTGGAACAGAGGCATATCCAGCGGAGAATGGTTATACGAAATACATCTACGACCATGGTGGAACATGTAACGCATCTACCGGCGACGATTTCACCAATTACTACTTTGATGTAAACCCCGAAAATTTACCCGGGGCCTTGGACCggttttctcagatttttgtGAACCCATTGTTCACCGAGTCAGCCATCGAGAGGGAATTGAATGTTATTGATCTTGAGCATGAATCAAACCTAATGGACGATAAATGGCGAATTAGGCAGTTACATAAATCATTGGCAAATCCTATGCACCCGTACTCGAAATTTGGAACGGGAAATAAGGAGACGTTGGGCACAATCCCGAGGCAGCTTGATATCAACATCAGAGACGAACtgttgaaatttcacgaaacgTGGTATTCAGCCAGCATCATGACGCTCAGCGTAATTGGAAAAG aaaatctcGATGAATTGGAAGCTCTAGTTACTACAATTTTTACTAATCTGCAAAATTTGGATGTTTATTCAACATCCTGGATCGTCCATCCATTCTCTGATCTTCAAACAAGAGTGTACGCCGTACCCATAAAGGATGTCAGATATCTCAGCATAATGTTCCCGTTACCTGACATGGGAGAATATTTCAGCTCTACA TCGGTGCATTATATCTCGCATCTTCTTGGACATGAAGGTAAAGGTTCTCTGTTGTCTGCGTTGAAAACCTATAATTGGAGTAATTCCTTACAAGCTGAATATGGAAGAGGAGCTAGaggtttcaagttttttaacATCAATCTTGACCTAACGGAAAATGGACTAAAAAAAGTCAGTGATATTGTCTGGTTGACGTTTCAATACATTAATTTGATGAAAGAAGAAGGTCCTATTCCGTGGATTTTTGAA GAATGCAAAAGAATGCGGAATATAAATTTCCGTTTCGAAGAGAAATCGTCACCTTGTGATTTGGTCAACTCAACTGCACGTTGTATGCGAAAATACCCCGCGCGGGAAGTCTTGACAGGACCTCGGTTGTCCAACGAATGGAATCCGGACTTGATTAAGGATCTACTGGAATATCTGAATCCAGTATACGTTAGAATCTCTGTCGTAGCTCGGTGGTGTAAGAATATGACTAATGATACGGAACCCTGGTATGAAACCAAGTATATGATAGAAAAAATACCACATGAAATTGTTGTGGACTGGATGGATGCAGGTCTAAGCGGGATCCTACGACTTCCGGCTGAAAACGAATTCATACCAACAAATTTTGAGCTGAAGCCACGAGAGCCTGAC GCGAACAAATTCCCAGTAATTATTGAAGACACAGCGCTCATGCGAGTTTGGTTCAAGCAAGATGATGAATTTCTCTTGCCTAAAGCTAATCTTAGATTCAATTTTGTTAG tTCTTTCACAAGCATCGATCCAGTTAATTGCAATCTGGGATACATATTCGTGGACCTGTTCTACGATTCATTGAACGAATATACTTATGCTGCCCGTCTTGCAGGACTCTGTTGGTCTCTTAGTCATAACGATTACGGAATGACC TTAACAATCGAGGGCTATAACGACAAACAGCGAATTTTGCTGGAGAAAATCATTGATGAGATGGCCAATTTTAAAGTAAATCCGCGTCTATTCCAAACCTTTAAAGAAAGT TATATTAGGAgtctgaaaaatatgaaagctGACCCGCCTTACTATCGTGCTGACTACCACATGGGGGTTTTGCTGTCAGAGACTAAATGGACCGTAGATGATTTGCTGAAATCAACTTCAC TATTGACAGCGGAAAACTTACAACATTATATAAAACAGATGCTAAGTAAGGTGCACATTGAATGTTTAATACATGGAAACGTGACCAAGTCGGAAGCGTTAGATATggtcaaaatatttgaatttaaattgatCAACGCGTTGCCACAATTCTCACCGCTACTACCACGACAATTAATTCGATGTCGACATGTGAAATTAGATGATG GTTGTAACTTTCTTTACGATGTCGGTAATAGATTGCACAAAAGTTCCTGCGTCCAAGTGTACTACCAATGTGGTGTTGAGACGATAGAGTCGAACGTACTCTCGGAGCTCCTGAatcaaataatatttgaacCCTACTTTGATACCATTAGAACCAAAGAACAGCTTGGCTACATCGTTTACATCAGTGTACGACGAATAAATGGTGCGCAAGGTCTGAAATTTACTGTGCAAAGTGACAAACATCCTCAGTATGTTGATCAAAGAATAGAAGCATTTTTGGAAGCGATGTTG AACCAGTTAGTTGATATGCCGGAAGAAGAATTCTCAAGTCACAAAGACGCCTtagtgaggaaaaaattggagaaaccGACAATGCTGGGCACTCTGACGAGTTTGTTCTGGTCTGAAATATGGGAGCAACGATACAATTTCGACAGGGCTAACATGGAAGTATCCTACATGAGAACTGTAACGAAAGAAATggttatcaaattttataag gaTGTCCTTACGAATTCAGGTTCGACTAGATGTAAACTTTCGGTACATGTAGTTTCAATGGCTAAAGGCGGAGCTGGGCGTACAAGGATCAACGACACGGAAAATAGATCATCTCTATCCTCGGAATCACGTCTAAATACCGTTTGTAGAATTAATGACCCAGTGATGTTTCATTCAACCCAAGCTTCGTATCCTTTGGTAAAGCCATTTATTGATGTAccaaagaaaatttga
- the LOC107224949 gene encoding astakine isoform X1: protein MTQPLAFIVLIVAVGICEISYARVMDRPRWIQCQSNSECTPGYCCTIGKQKFSIPQCKLMHDIGDVCRPDGSITLNTTLMYPDGSQIELTEVHDMFCPCGYGLSCDRRDAVCRDPSQERGFNHLPGEAITEDD from the exons ATGACTCAACCTTTGGCCTTTATTGTGCTCATCGTGGCCGTAGGAATCTGCGAAATCAGTTACGCCAGGGTCATGGACAGGCCACGGTGGATACAGTGCCAAAGTAACTCGGAGTGTACGCCCGGATATTGTTGTACAATCG GAAAACAGAAATTCAGCATTCCGCAGTGCAAGCTGATGCACGACATCGGCGACGTTTGTCGACCGGATGGTTCGATAACTCTAAATACCACATTGATGTACCCGGATGGATCTCAGATTGAACTTACCGAAGTCCACGATATGTTTTGCCCCTGTGGATACGGGCTGAGTTGCGATCGTCGAGATGCCGTATGCCGCGATCCGAGTCAGGAAAGAGGATTCAATCACTTGCCGGGAGAAGCAATTACCGAGGACGATTAA
- the LOC107224949 gene encoding astakine isoform X2, whose amino-acid sequence MTQPLAFIVLIVAVGICEISYARVMDRPRWIQCQSNSECTPGYCCTIGKQKFSIPQCKLMHDIGDVCRPDGSITLNTTLMYPDGSQIELTEVHDMFCPCGYGLSCDRRDAVCRDPSQERGFNHLPGEAITEDD is encoded by the exons ATGACTCAACCTTTGGCCTTTATTGTGCTCATCGTGGCCGTAGGAATCTGCGAAATCAGTTACGCCAGGGTCATGGACAGGCCACGGTGGATACAGTGCCAAAGTAACTCGGAGTGTACGCCCGGATATTGTTGTACAATCG GAAAACAGAAATTCAGCATTCCGCAGTGCAAGCTGATGCACGACATCGGCGACGTTTGTCGACCGGATG GTTCGATAACTCTAAATACCACATTGATGTACCCGGATGGATCTCAGATTGAACTTACCGAAGTCCACGATATGTTTTGCCCCTGTGGATACGGGCTGAGTTGCGATCGTCGAGATGCCGTATGCCGCGATCCGAGTCAGGAAAGAGGATTCAATCACTTGCCGGGAGAAGCAATTACCGAGGACGATTAA
- the LOC107220283 gene encoding insulin-degrading enzyme-like isoform X2, with product MEELCQSINTSQRKATIYSQQRLLGINDRIRFNDIIKSPNDKRLYRGLILPNDMRVLLISDSTTDKSAASLSVEVGSMNDPIQLPGLAHFCEHMLFLGTEAYPAENGYTKYIYDHGGTCNASTGDDFTNYYFDVNPENLPGALDRFSQIFVNPLFTESAIERELNVIDLEHESNLMDDKWRIRQLHKSLANPMHPYSKFGTGNKETLGTIPRQLDINIRDELLKFHETWYSASIMTLSVIGKENLDELEALVTTIFTNLQNLDVYSTSWIVHPFSDLQTRVYAVPIKDVRYLSIMFPLPDMGEYFSSTSVHYISHLLGHEGKGSLLSALKTYNWSNSLQAEYGRGARGFKFFNINLDLTENGLKKVSDIVWLTFQYINLMKEEGPIPWIFEECKRMRNINFRFEEKSSPCDLVNSTARCMRKYPAREVLTGPRLSNEWNPDLIKDLLEYLNPVYVRISVVARWCKNMTNDTEPWYETKYMIEKIPHEIVVDWMDAGLSGILRLPAENEFIPTNFELKPREPDANKFPVIIEDTALMRVWFKQDDEFLLPKANLRFNFVSSFTSIDPVNCNLGYIFVDLFYDSLNEYTYAARLAGLCWSLSHNDYGMTLTIEGYNDKQRILLEKIIDEMANFKVNPRLFQTFKESYIRSLKNMKADPPYYRADYHMGVLLSETKWTVDDLLKSTSLLTAENLQHYIKQMLSKVHIECLIHGNVTKSEALDMVKIFEFKLINALPQFSPLLPRQLIRCRHVKLDDGCNFLYDVGNRLHKSSCVQVYYQCGVETIESNVLSELLNQIIFEPYFDTIRTKEQLGYIVYISVRRINGAQGLKFTVQSDKHPQYVDQRIEAFLEAMLNQLVDMPEEEFSSHKDALVRKKLEKPTMLGTLTSLFWSEIWEQRYNFDRANMEVSYMRTVTKEMVIKFYKDVLTNSGSTRCKLSVHVVSMAKGGAGRTRINDTENRSSLSSESRLNTVCRINDPVMFHSTQASYPLVKPFIDVPKKI from the exons ATGGAGGAACTATGTCAAAGTATCAATACCAGTCAGAGAAAAGCGACTATTTACTCCCA ACAAAGGTTGCTCGGGATAAACGATCGAATACGCTTTAATGATATAATCAAATCTCCGAACGACAAAAGACTTTACAGAGGTCTGATATTACCGAATGATATGAGGGTACTACTGATAAGCGATTCAACGACTGACAAAAGCGCTGCATCTCTCAGCGTTGAAGTCG GAAGTATGAATGACCCCATACAATTACCAGGTCTGGCACACTTTTGCGAGCACATGCTTTTTCTTGGAACAGAGGCATATCCAGCGGAGAATGGTTATACGAAATACATCTACGACCATGGTGGAACATGTAACGCATCTACCGGCGACGATTTCACCAATTACTACTTTGATGTAAACCCCGAAAATTTACCCGGGGCCTTGGACCggttttctcagatttttgtGAACCCATTGTTCACCGAGTCAGCCATCGAGAGGGAATTGAATGTTATTGATCTTGAGCATGAATCAAACCTAATGGACGATAAATGGCGAATTAGGCAGTTACATAAATCATTGGCAAATCCTATGCACCCGTACTCGAAATTTGGAACGGGAAATAAGGAGACGTTGGGCACAATCCCGAGGCAGCTTGATATCAACATCAGAGACGAACtgttgaaatttcacgaaacgTGGTATTCAGCCAGCATCATGACGCTCAGCGTAATTGGAAAAG aaaatctcGATGAATTGGAAGCTCTAGTTACTACAATTTTTACTAATCTGCAAAATTTGGATGTTTATTCAACATCCTGGATCGTCCATCCATTCTCTGATCTTCAAACAAGAGTGTACGCCGTACCCATAAAGGATGTCAGATATCTCAGCATAATGTTCCCGTTACCTGACATGGGAGAATATTTCAGCTCTACA TCGGTGCATTATATCTCGCATCTTCTTGGACATGAAGGTAAAGGTTCTCTGTTGTCTGCGTTGAAAACCTATAATTGGAGTAATTCCTTACAAGCTGAATATGGAAGAGGAGCTAGaggtttcaagttttttaacATCAATCTTGACCTAACGGAAAATGGACTAAAAAAAGTCAGTGATATTGTCTGGTTGACGTTTCAATACATTAATTTGATGAAAGAAGAAGGTCCTATTCCGTGGATTTTTGAA GAATGCAAAAGAATGCGGAATATAAATTTCCGTTTCGAAGAGAAATCGTCACCTTGTGATTTGGTCAACTCAACTGCACGTTGTATGCGAAAATACCCCGCGCGGGAAGTCTTGACAGGACCTCGGTTGTCCAACGAATGGAATCCGGACTTGATTAAGGATCTACTGGAATATCTGAATCCAGTATACGTTAGAATCTCTGTCGTAGCTCGGTGGTGTAAGAATATGACTAATGATACGGAACCCTGGTATGAAACCAAGTATATGATAGAAAAAATACCACATGAAATTGTTGTGGACTGGATGGATGCAGGTCTAAGCGGGATCCTACGACTTCCGGCTGAAAACGAATTCATACCAACAAATTTTGAGCTGAAGCCACGAGAGCCTGAC GCGAACAAATTCCCAGTAATTATTGAAGACACAGCGCTCATGCGAGTTTGGTTCAAGCAAGATGATGAATTTCTCTTGCCTAAAGCTAATCTTAGATTCAATTTTGTTAG tTCTTTCACAAGCATCGATCCAGTTAATTGCAATCTGGGATACATATTCGTGGACCTGTTCTACGATTCATTGAACGAATATACTTATGCTGCCCGTCTTGCAGGACTCTGTTGGTCTCTTAGTCATAACGATTACGGAATGACC TTAACAATCGAGGGCTATAACGACAAACAGCGAATTTTGCTGGAGAAAATCATTGATGAGATGGCCAATTTTAAAGTAAATCCGCGTCTATTCCAAACCTTTAAAGAAAGT TATATTAGGAgtctgaaaaatatgaaagctGACCCGCCTTACTATCGTGCTGACTACCACATGGGGGTTTTGCTGTCAGAGACTAAATGGACCGTAGATGATTTGCTGAAATCAACTTCAC TATTGACAGCGGAAAACTTACAACATTATATAAAACAGATGCTAAGTAAGGTGCACATTGAATGTTTAATACATGGAAACGTGACCAAGTCGGAAGCGTTAGATATggtcaaaatatttgaatttaaattgatCAACGCGTTGCCACAATTCTCACCGCTACTACCACGACAATTAATTCGATGTCGACATGTGAAATTAGATGATG GTTGTAACTTTCTTTACGATGTCGGTAATAGATTGCACAAAAGTTCCTGCGTCCAAGTGTACTACCAATGTGGTGTTGAGACGATAGAGTCGAACGTACTCTCGGAGCTCCTGAatcaaataatatttgaacCCTACTTTGATACCATTAGAACCAAAGAACAGCTTGGCTACATCGTTTACATCAGTGTACGACGAATAAATGGTGCGCAAGGTCTGAAATTTACTGTGCAAAGTGACAAACATCCTCAGTATGTTGATCAAAGAATAGAAGCATTTTTGGAAGCGATGTTG AACCAGTTAGTTGATATGCCGGAAGAAGAATTCTCAAGTCACAAAGACGCCTtagtgaggaaaaaattggagaaaccGACAATGCTGGGCACTCTGACGAGTTTGTTCTGGTCTGAAATATGGGAGCAACGATACAATTTCGACAGGGCTAACATGGAAGTATCCTACATGAGAACTGTAACGAAAGAAATggttatcaaattttataag gaTGTCCTTACGAATTCAGGTTCGACTAGATGTAAACTTTCGGTACATGTAGTTTCAATGGCTAAAGGCGGAGCTGGGCGTACAAGGATCAACGACACGGAAAATAGATCATCTCTATCCTCGGAATCACGTCTAAATACCGTTTGTAGAATTAATGACCCAGTGATGTTTCATTCAACCCAAGCTTCGTATCCTTTGGTAAAGCCATTTATTGATGTAccaaagaaaatttga